One Microbacterium keratanolyticum DNA window includes the following coding sequences:
- a CDS encoding MarR family winged helix-turn-helix transcriptional regulator — protein sequence MTDRKLAQAAWESLFRAQHELFAEFHSDFDGADITQAEYDVLLTVTRSPDQTTRLRDITLNMLISQPSVSRLIDRMVARDFIIKRADPDDGRGALITATDAGVRAFRAVATVHGRSIAERMATLDDEELRELLALTEKLRRG from the coding sequence ATGACTGATCGCAAGCTCGCCCAAGCAGCATGGGAGAGCCTGTTCCGCGCCCAGCACGAACTGTTCGCAGAGTTCCACTCCGACTTCGACGGCGCCGACATCACGCAGGCCGAGTACGACGTCCTTCTGACAGTGACTCGGTCCCCCGACCAGACCACGCGCCTGCGCGACATCACGCTCAACATGCTGATCAGCCAGCCGAGCGTCTCGCGCCTCATCGATCGGATGGTCGCCCGCGACTTCATCATCAAGCGTGCCGATCCCGACGACGGACGCGGCGCGCTGATCACGGCGACAGATGCCGGCGTGCGGGCGTTCCGCGCGGTGGCCACGGTGCACGGACGCTCGATCGCCGAGCGCATGGCGACACTCGACGACGAAGAACTTCGTGAGCTCCTCGCGCTCACGGAGAAGCTGCGCCGCGGCTGA
- the hrpB gene encoding ATP-dependent helicase HrpB, protein MDAAFDLGAIGAGLSFVTALDELSATLNAHSAVVISAPPGTGKTTLVPPLLANRTSGRIIVTQPRRVAARAAARRLAQLDGTPLGSRVGFTVRGERAISPDTRVEFVTAGVLLRRMLHDPGLDGVDGVIIDEVHERALETDLLIGLLGEVRALRDDLVLVAMSATLDAERIAAVIGTETEPAPLVDHQIPAFPLTERWAPPPSNRLDARGVTGAFLDHVAHTAASAARDLTRRDGASDVLVFAPGAREVAEIARWLRDHAPEFDVRELHGQLPAATQDAVIRGRTSAQPPRIIVTTSLAESSLTVPGVRVVVDSCLARVPQRDAGRGMTGLVTSAASRSSCVQRAGRATRQGPGTVIRCVDERGYAAAPARPAPEIATADLADAALLLACWGTPGGTGLRLIDPLPAENLTDALAVLRGLGAIDEHGRATAEGRALARIPTDPRLARALLSGGALVGARLAAEVVALLSGDQRVADTDVAAAVRGLRNGHGPDARRWARDAERLERLAPKGTVRGTLDDVGLVIALAFPERIARRVECSSDGATFLLASGTRAGLRGALANAEWLAVADVARATGRAASDSGAVIRAAAVLSESHLEQAAGPLLTDRVEVAFVDGRVRARRERRVGAIMRSSAPVTANAEESREAVRRGIERDGLDIFTWSDAADGLRRRLALLHREKGTPWPDVSDAALRGSLDVWLAPEVDALAGGTPAGRLDMMPALQRLLPWPAAVNLDALAPERLEVPSGSRIRIAYPPHDDPTARPVVAVKLQECFGWAETPRLIDGRVPVLFHLLSPAGRPLAVTDDLASFWSGPYAQVRAEMRGRYPKHPWPEDPWAATPTRHTKARTAREQG, encoded by the coding sequence ATGGATGCCGCATTCGATCTGGGCGCGATCGGCGCAGGGCTGTCGTTCGTGACCGCCCTCGACGAGCTCTCTGCAACGCTGAACGCGCATTCGGCGGTCGTCATCAGCGCCCCACCGGGTACCGGCAAGACCACACTCGTGCCTCCCCTGCTCGCAAACCGCACCTCGGGGCGCATCATCGTGACGCAACCGCGCCGCGTCGCTGCCCGCGCCGCGGCCCGCCGCCTCGCCCAGCTCGATGGCACCCCGCTCGGTTCCCGCGTCGGCTTCACTGTCCGCGGCGAGCGCGCCATCAGCCCCGACACGCGTGTGGAGTTCGTGACAGCAGGCGTACTGCTGCGCCGGATGCTGCACGACCCGGGCCTCGACGGCGTCGATGGCGTCATCATCGACGAGGTGCACGAGCGTGCGCTGGAGACGGATCTGCTGATCGGCCTCCTCGGCGAGGTGCGCGCACTGCGCGATGACCTCGTCCTTGTCGCCATGTCTGCCACGCTCGACGCGGAGCGCATCGCTGCCGTCATCGGCACAGAGACGGAGCCCGCTCCCCTCGTCGACCATCAGATTCCCGCATTTCCGCTCACGGAGCGCTGGGCTCCGCCGCCGTCGAACCGCCTCGATGCTCGCGGCGTCACGGGCGCGTTCCTCGACCATGTCGCGCACACGGCCGCATCCGCCGCTCGCGATCTGACCCGCCGCGACGGAGCATCCGATGTCCTCGTGTTCGCTCCGGGCGCGCGCGAGGTCGCAGAGATCGCCCGCTGGCTTCGCGATCACGCCCCGGAATTCGACGTTCGAGAGCTGCACGGGCAGCTTCCTGCGGCGACGCAGGATGCGGTGATCCGCGGACGGACATCCGCGCAGCCGCCCCGCATCATCGTCACGACGTCACTTGCGGAATCCTCGTTGACGGTGCCCGGCGTGCGTGTCGTCGTCGACAGCTGCCTCGCTCGCGTCCCCCAGCGCGACGCGGGCCGCGGCATGACCGGGCTCGTCACCTCCGCCGCATCCCGTTCCTCCTGCGTCCAACGCGCCGGTCGCGCCACACGCCAGGGACCGGGCACGGTGATCCGCTGCGTCGATGAACGCGGGTACGCGGCGGCCCCTGCCCGCCCCGCGCCCGAGATCGCCACCGCGGATCTGGCGGATGCTGCGCTGCTGTTGGCCTGTTGGGGCACCCCCGGAGGCACTGGCCTCCGGCTGATCGATCCACTCCCCGCCGAAAATCTGACCGACGCCCTTGCCGTGCTGCGCGGACTGGGAGCGATCGACGAACACGGCCGCGCCACCGCCGAGGGGCGCGCCCTCGCACGCATCCCGACCGATCCGCGTCTGGCCCGCGCCCTGCTCAGTGGTGGCGCACTGGTCGGCGCCCGACTCGCCGCAGAAGTGGTCGCTCTCCTCAGCGGCGACCAGCGCGTCGCCGACACCGATGTCGCCGCTGCCGTGCGCGGGCTGCGCAACGGTCATGGCCCGGACGCACGGCGGTGGGCGCGCGACGCCGAGCGCTTGGAACGTCTGGCCCCCAAAGGCACAGTGCGCGGCACGCTCGATGACGTCGGACTGGTGATCGCATTGGCGTTCCCCGAACGAATCGCCCGCCGCGTGGAATGTTCCTCAGACGGCGCCACGTTCCTGCTGGCATCCGGTACCCGTGCCGGGCTCCGTGGGGCGCTCGCGAATGCCGAATGGCTCGCTGTGGCCGACGTCGCCCGCGCCACGGGCCGCGCGGCTTCCGACTCCGGGGCGGTGATCCGCGCGGCCGCGGTGCTCTCCGAATCGCACCTCGAGCAGGCGGCCGGGCCGCTTCTCACCGACAGGGTCGAGGTGGCGTTCGTCGACGGTCGCGTGCGGGCGCGGCGTGAGCGGCGGGTCGGTGCGATCATGCGTTCCTCGGCTCCGGTCACGGCGAACGCCGAGGAAAGCCGCGAGGCGGTGCGTCGCGGCATCGAACGCGACGGGCTGGACATCTTCACCTGGTCGGATGCCGCCGACGGCCTCCGTCGCCGGCTGGCGCTGCTGCACCGCGAGAAAGGCACACCCTGGCCGGATGTGTCGGATGCGGCACTGCGGGGCTCGCTCGACGTGTGGCTCGCACCCGAAGTCGACGCACTCGCGGGCGGAACGCCGGCGGGACGACTCGACATGATGCCCGCCCTGCAGCGACTGCTCCCGTGGCCGGCCGCCGTGAACCTCGACGCCCTCGCTCCGGAGCGCCTGGAGGTCCCCAGTGGCAGTCGGATTCGCATCGCCTATCCTCCGCACGACGATCCGACCGCACGTCCTGTCGTCGCGGTGAAGCTGCAGGAGTGCTTCGGCTGGGCCGAGACCCCCCGACTGATCGATGGCCGCGTCCCCGTGCTGTTTCACCTACTGTCACCTGCCGGGCGCCCGCTCGCCGTCACCGACGATCTCGCTTCGTTCTGGTCGGGCCCCTATGCGCAGGTGCGCGCTGAGATGCGTGGGCGCTACCCCAAGCATCCATGGCCCGAAGACCCCTGGGCGGCCACCCCCACCCGCCACACGAAGGCGCGCACGGCCCGCGAACAGGGATAG
- a CDS encoding ABC transporter permease has translation MNIRCTLATAGRVLLQLRRDPRSIALMVIAPSLLVGLFAWLFTDQEGVFDQFGGAILALFPFIVMFLVTSITTLRERRSGTLERLMTTPLGKADFILGYALAFAAMAVVQAIVTVAFAVYVCGLTVDGPLWQLGAVAVVDAVLGTALGLLASAFAQTEFQAVQFMPVLVFPQIILGGLFMPRDQMPDVLSAISDWLPLSHAIDAIQAVAAGDQGWDVGGPLLIVAAFAVGFLVLAPLTLRRRTP, from the coding sequence ATGAACATCCGGTGCACGCTCGCAACCGCCGGACGCGTGCTCTTGCAGCTGCGTCGCGATCCGCGCTCGATCGCTCTGATGGTGATCGCGCCGAGCCTCCTGGTCGGCCTGTTCGCGTGGCTCTTTACAGATCAGGAGGGTGTGTTCGACCAGTTCGGCGGGGCGATTCTCGCGCTGTTCCCGTTCATCGTGATGTTCCTGGTGACCTCGATCACGACGCTGCGTGAACGCCGCTCGGGCACGCTCGAGCGGCTCATGACGACCCCGCTCGGCAAGGCGGATTTCATCCTGGGTTACGCGCTCGCGTTCGCGGCGATGGCGGTCGTGCAGGCGATTGTGACGGTCGCCTTCGCCGTGTACGTCTGCGGGCTGACGGTCGACGGGCCGCTGTGGCAGCTGGGCGCAGTGGCTGTGGTGGATGCGGTGCTCGGCACAGCCCTCGGGCTGCTGGCGAGCGCGTTCGCGCAGACCGAGTTCCAGGCGGTGCAGTTCATGCCCGTGCTCGTCTTTCCGCAGATCATCCTCGGTGGGCTGTTCATGCCGCGCGACCAGATGCCGGATGTGCTGTCGGCGATCTCCGACTGGCTGCCCCTGAGCCACGCGATCGATGCGATCCAGGCCGTCGCGGCGGGCGATCAGGGGTGGGACGTCGGGGGTCCGCTGCTGATCGTCGCGGCGTTCGCCGTGGGATTCCTCGTGTTGGCGCCGCTCACCCTGCGGCGGCGTACGCCGTAG
- a CDS encoding ABC transporter ATP-binding protein, producing the protein MTTDAAVAVRGLQVQRGRTRVFDGVDLDIPRGQVIGLLGPSGCGKTTLMRAIVGVQKTAGGTVTVLGEPAGAASLRHRVAYGTQGAAVYTDLSVRENLHYFAGVLGAPRGDVERVLNRVGLRAEANRVVRDLSGGQVNRVSLGIALLGTPELIVLDEPTVGLDPVLRAELWGLFRSIAEAGTTMLVSSHVMDEALRCDRLLLMREGRIIADTTPADLLASTGKADAEQAFLVMIERQGAASASPPPDRAETRRSRREGTR; encoded by the coding sequence ATGACGACGGATGCGGCGGTCGCAGTTCGTGGGTTGCAGGTGCAACGCGGCAGGACGCGCGTGTTCGACGGGGTGGATCTGGACATCCCCCGCGGGCAGGTCATCGGCCTGCTGGGTCCATCCGGATGCGGCAAGACGACGCTCATGCGCGCGATCGTCGGCGTGCAGAAGACAGCGGGCGGCACCGTGACCGTGCTGGGTGAGCCCGCCGGGGCGGCGTCGCTGCGGCATCGTGTCGCGTACGGCACGCAGGGTGCTGCGGTCTACACGGACCTGAGCGTGCGGGAGAACCTGCACTACTTCGCGGGGGTGCTCGGAGCGCCGCGCGGCGACGTCGAGCGTGTGCTGAACCGGGTGGGACTCCGGGCCGAGGCGAACCGCGTCGTTCGGGACCTCAGCGGCGGACAGGTGAACCGGGTCTCGCTCGGTATCGCCCTGCTCGGCACGCCGGAGCTGATCGTTCTGGATGAGCCCACGGTGGGCCTCGATCCGGTGCTGCGCGCAGAGCTGTGGGGGCTGTTCCGCAGTATCGCGGAGGCGGGGACCACGATGCTCGTCTCCAGTCACGTCATGGACGAGGCGCTGCGCTGCGACCGCCTGCTGCTCATGCGGGAGGGGCGGATCATCGCCGACACGACACCCGCGGACCTGCTTGCCTCAACCGGAAAAGCCGACGCCGAACAGGCCTTCCTGGTGATGATCGAGCGCCAAGGCGCAGCATCCGCATCTCCTCCGCCCGACCGCGCGGAGACGCGTCGCTCACGGCGGGAGGGGACGAGATGA
- a CDS encoding L-serine ammonia-lyase, iron-sulfur-dependent, subunit alpha, whose translation MTAYVSAFDLFSIGVGPSSSHTVGPMRAAQQFAARLRATGVLDEIENVSCVLYGSLGATGLGHGTPDAVVAGLQGLAPETCSPDDVRRAWVDWTEGAPLLLDGSHPVPFAKADIAFEARTRLPGHPNAMTLIARDGKGAVRAEETYYSVGGGFIRRDGEDQQLGGHTYPYAYRDAAGLLELCDEHGLTIAELARLNEVSRRSEDEVAAGLDAIWDAMASCVEAGLATDGTLPGILQVKRRASAIRAQLDASEAEGGRELPGEWLGAFALAVNEENAAGGRVVTAPTNGAAGILPAVAMYWWRFLADSGLGVGNAVTPYGELVGSALLGFTGDRAEGADAALSDADVAEANRRRGIRRFLLTATALGSLFKANASISGAEGGCQAEVGSACAMAAGGLTAVMGGTNRQIENAAEIAMEHHLGLTCDPIGGLVQIPCIERNAIAASTAVTAARLALRGDGSHYVSLDAVVETMRQTGLDMSTKYKETSEGGLAVNVIEC comes from the coding sequence GTGACAGCGTACGTCTCGGCCTTTGACCTCTTCTCCATCGGAGTGGGGCCTTCGAGTTCCCATACGGTCGGGCCGATGCGGGCGGCGCAGCAGTTCGCCGCGCGGTTGCGTGCCACAGGGGTGCTCGACGAGATCGAGAACGTGTCGTGTGTGCTCTACGGCTCACTGGGGGCGACGGGACTCGGCCACGGGACGCCCGATGCGGTCGTCGCGGGTCTGCAGGGGCTCGCACCCGAGACCTGCTCTCCGGATGACGTGCGTCGAGCCTGGGTGGACTGGACCGAGGGTGCGCCACTTCTTCTGGATGGGTCGCACCCCGTGCCGTTCGCGAAGGCGGATATCGCCTTCGAAGCCCGCACGCGTCTGCCGGGGCATCCGAACGCGATGACGCTCATCGCACGCGACGGCAAGGGCGCCGTGCGTGCGGAGGAGACCTACTACTCCGTCGGAGGTGGCTTCATCCGCCGCGATGGCGAGGATCAGCAGCTCGGCGGGCACACCTACCCCTACGCGTATCGCGACGCGGCGGGACTCCTCGAACTCTGCGACGAACACGGGCTGACGATCGCCGAGCTCGCGCGACTCAACGAGGTCTCGCGACGCAGCGAAGACGAGGTTGCGGCGGGACTCGACGCGATCTGGGACGCGATGGCGTCGTGCGTCGAGGCGGGGCTGGCGACCGATGGCACGCTGCCCGGGATCCTGCAGGTGAAGCGACGCGCATCGGCGATCCGCGCACAGCTCGACGCGTCCGAAGCCGAGGGTGGCAGGGAGCTCCCGGGGGAGTGGCTGGGCGCCTTCGCCCTCGCCGTCAACGAAGAGAACGCTGCCGGCGGACGGGTCGTCACGGCGCCGACGAACGGGGCCGCGGGCATCCTTCCCGCGGTCGCGATGTACTGGTGGCGCTTCCTGGCGGACTCCGGACTCGGCGTCGGCAACGCCGTCACCCCCTACGGCGAACTGGTCGGCAGCGCGCTGCTCGGTTTCACCGGCGACCGTGCGGAGGGAGCGGATGCCGCGCTCAGCGACGCCGACGTCGCTGAGGCGAACCGCCGTCGTGGCATCCGCCGTTTTCTGCTCACCGCGACCGCACTGGGGTCGCTGTTCAAAGCGAATGCCTCGATCTCCGGAGCCGAGGGCGGATGCCAGGCCGAGGTCGGATCTGCGTGCGCCATGGCCGCGGGCGGTCTGACGGCTGTGATGGGCGGCACGAACCGGCAGATCGAGAACGCCGCCGAGATCGCGATGGAGCACCACCTGGGGCTGACGTGCGACCCGATCGGCGGACTCGTGCAGATCCCGTGCATCGAGCGGAACGCGATCGCGGCGTCGACGGCGGTGACCGCGGCTCGTCTGGCGTTGCGCGGCGATGGCAGCCACTACGTGTCGCTCGACGCCGTCGTCGAGACGATGCGCCAGACGGGCCTCGACATGTCGACGAAGTACAAGGAGACCAGCGAGGGCGGCTTGGCGGTCAACGTCATCGAGTGCTGA
- a CDS encoding asparagine synthase — translation MGRTADAIAEGVAIATSAARLAVKNRILVSTIAHDESFNVDAYVTDAREAILALAKEAEEAAEMTTRLRKRAHGRYSDPRGTHDYRDRDVRNLRRRAKQSAGVAQRLRAFADDLNELRALVEQAREAAWADVATNLERRLQVEGMRPDQDPDYEVMREARMQALRLVDLQELASDARAKRKREAAAAKKEEAAVAKDARSARKQK, via the coding sequence GTGGGACGGACAGCGGATGCGATCGCCGAAGGCGTGGCGATCGCCACGTCGGCTGCGCGGTTGGCTGTCAAGAACCGCATCCTCGTCAGCACGATCGCTCACGATGAGTCGTTCAACGTCGACGCCTACGTGACCGATGCCCGTGAGGCGATCCTCGCCCTGGCCAAGGAAGCCGAAGAGGCGGCCGAGATGACGACCCGTCTGCGCAAGCGCGCGCACGGTCGGTACTCTGATCCGCGAGGCACCCACGACTACCGCGACCGAGATGTGCGCAATCTGCGTCGTCGTGCCAAGCAGTCCGCCGGTGTGGCTCAGCGTCTGCGTGCGTTCGCCGATGACCTCAACGAGCTGCGTGCGCTGGTCGAGCAGGCGCGCGAAGCGGCATGGGCGGATGTCGCGACGAACCTCGAACGACGACTGCAGGTTGAGGGCATGCGTCCCGACCAGGACCCGGACTACGAAGTCATGCGCGAAGCGCGGATGCAGGCGCTCCGTCTGGTCGATCTGCAGGAGCTCGCCTCGGATGCCAGAGCGAAGCGCAAGCGCGAAGCGGCCGCCGCCAAGAAGGAAGAAGCCGCTGTCGCGAAAGACGCCCGTAGCGCTCGCAAGCAGAAATAG
- a CDS encoding SDR family NAD(P)-dependent oxidoreductase, which produces MPRLKVAGATSVITGAASGMGAEIARNLATRGAHLALIDRDSGGLEDLAGELAATHVTTHTVDLRDDTAVQAVAEEVMGQHPHIQTLITCAGSSMLGSLEQLTMEEMRWLMDVNLWGTVSITQALLPALRRAPEAHITHLASVYALASPAGRIPYAMSKYAVRAFSEALRHELENTRITVGAVYPAGVRTGIILHGRYAAAIDPNVASRAAAAQAAMYTTDPDDAAEQIVRGTIQRKARVMVGREARLIDALVRVAPTGYWRAMRGPLREAIDTTTPMPPVA; this is translated from the coding sequence ATGCCCCGACTGAAGGTTGCGGGTGCGACCAGTGTGATCACCGGCGCCGCGAGCGGTATGGGAGCCGAGATTGCACGCAATCTTGCGACTCGCGGTGCACATCTGGCGTTGATCGACCGGGACTCCGGGGGCCTCGAAGACCTCGCCGGCGAACTGGCCGCGACGCACGTCACAACGCACACCGTCGACCTTCGCGACGACACCGCCGTCCAGGCGGTCGCGGAGGAGGTCATGGGGCAGCATCCGCACATCCAGACGCTGATCACCTGCGCCGGATCGTCGATGCTGGGATCGCTTGAGCAGCTCACGATGGAAGAGATGCGCTGGCTCATGGATGTGAACCTGTGGGGCACGGTCTCGATCACCCAGGCGCTGCTGCCGGCATTGCGCCGCGCGCCGGAGGCGCACATCACGCACCTCGCGAGCGTCTACGCGCTCGCCTCCCCCGCCGGTCGCATCCCCTATGCGATGAGCAAGTACGCCGTGCGCGCATTCTCGGAGGCCCTGCGGCACGAACTCGAGAACACACGCATCACCGTCGGCGCCGTCTACCCCGCGGGCGTTCGCACGGGGATCATCCTGCACGGGCGGTACGCCGCGGCGATCGATCCGAACGTCGCCTCACGAGCCGCCGCTGCACAGGCGGCGATGTACACGACCGATCCCGATGACGCGGCAGAACAGATCGTGCGCGGAACGATCCAGCGAAAGGCGCGAGTGATGGTCGGTCGCGAAGCACGTCTGATCGATGCCCTCGTCCGCGTCGCGCCCACCGGCTACTGGCGTGCGATGCGCGGCCCGTTGCGGGAGGCCATCGACACGACGACGCCGATGCCCCCCGTGGCCTGA
- a CDS encoding GntR family transcriptional regulator produces MGEYEGELESVRVARVLREEIIIGDREPGTRLVERDIAAAMNVSRLPVREAIKQLAAEGMVIAKPRSGAVVRQFTLQDIDDFAELREAIETLTFVLAAKRHTPEGLAALREVIDRQRAAVGADDLRAAWSASSDFHILVTRLAGNAMVNEMVAGMAPRLRWIFGHHEDLAGMVEAHEAIFAAVEQRDTERVRGLVIDHLESGRQEAIERLNARTMWSI; encoded by the coding sequence ATGGGGGAGTACGAGGGAGAACTGGAGTCGGTACGCGTCGCGCGCGTGCTGCGGGAAGAGATCATCATCGGCGACCGCGAACCGGGGACCCGCCTTGTCGAACGCGATATCGCCGCCGCGATGAACGTGAGCCGTCTGCCGGTGCGGGAGGCGATCAAGCAGCTCGCCGCGGAGGGGATGGTGATCGCGAAGCCGCGTTCGGGAGCGGTCGTGCGGCAGTTCACTCTGCAGGACATCGACGACTTTGCGGAACTGCGAGAGGCGATCGAGACGCTGACGTTCGTCCTCGCCGCCAAGCGGCACACGCCCGAGGGGCTTGCCGCGCTGCGCGAGGTCATCGATCGGCAGCGTGCGGCTGTGGGAGCGGACGATCTGCGGGCGGCGTGGAGTGCCTCATCCGACTTCCACATCCTGGTCACGCGGCTGGCCGGAAACGCCATGGTCAACGAGATGGTCGCCGGAATGGCTCCACGCCTGCGCTGGATCTTCGGTCACCACGAAGACCTGGCTGGCATGGTCGAGGCGCACGAGGCGATCTTCGCCGCCGTCGAGCAGCGCGATACCGAACGGGTGCGGGGGCTCGTCATCGACCATCTGGAGTCCGGGCGTCAAGAGGCCATCGAGAGGCTGAACGCACGCACGATGTGGTCGATCTGA
- the pntB gene encoding Re/Si-specific NAD(P)(+) transhydrogenase subunit beta encodes MNLFSAEALVGAAYIVAALLFILSLAGLSKHETSRAGVTYGIIGMAIALIATVGVSISGAWGDPAATTGIVLLFAAVIVGAAIGLWRARVVEMTGMPELIALLHSFVGLAAVIVGWNGHLNPPALTGALSDIHHAEVFIGVFIGAVTFTGSIVAYLKLSAKISSKPLMLPGKNVLNVLALAAFLVLTVWYVIDSQLWLLIAVTVVALALGWHLVASIGGGDMPVVVSMLNSYSGWAAAAAGFLLNNDLLIVTGALVGSSGAYLSYIMCKAMNRSFFSVILGGFGIVATRGDEEEHGEHREVNAEEVARMLQGAKSVVITPGYGMAVAQAQYPVAELTSRLRDHGVDVRFGIHPVAGRLPGHMNVLLAEAKVPYDIVLEMDEVNDDLAATSVVLVIGANDTVNPAAAEDPGSPIAGMPVLRVWEAENVVVFKRSMASGYAGVQNPLFFRDNAQMLFGDAKERVEDILRAL; translated from the coding sequence ATGAATCTCTTCTCTGCGGAAGCCCTCGTCGGCGCGGCCTACATCGTCGCCGCACTGCTCTTCATCCTCAGCCTCGCCGGTCTCAGCAAGCACGAGACCTCGCGCGCGGGCGTCACCTACGGCATCATCGGCATGGCCATCGCCCTGATCGCGACCGTCGGCGTCTCGATCAGCGGCGCCTGGGGTGACCCTGCGGCCACGACCGGCATCGTCCTGCTCTTCGCCGCCGTCATCGTCGGTGCGGCGATCGGACTCTGGCGTGCCCGCGTCGTCGAGATGACCGGGATGCCCGAACTGATCGCGCTGCTGCACAGCTTCGTCGGTCTCGCCGCGGTCATCGTCGGATGGAACGGACATCTCAACCCGCCGGCGCTCACGGGCGCCCTGAGCGACATCCACCACGCGGAGGTCTTCATCGGCGTCTTCATCGGCGCCGTGACCTTCACAGGATCCATCGTCGCCTACCTGAAGCTGTCGGCGAAGATCTCGTCGAAGCCGCTCATGCTGCCGGGCAAGAACGTGCTGAACGTGCTCGCGCTCGCCGCGTTCCTCGTGCTCACGGTCTGGTACGTCATCGATTCGCAGCTCTGGCTGCTGATCGCCGTGACCGTGGTCGCGCTGGCGCTCGGATGGCACCTCGTGGCATCCATCGGCGGCGGCGACATGCCGGTGGTCGTCTCGATGCTCAACAGCTATTCCGGATGGGCGGCGGCCGCAGCCGGCTTCCTGCTCAACAACGACCTGCTGATCGTCACGGGCGCGCTCGTGGGATCCTCGGGTGCCTACCTGTCGTACATCATGTGCAAGGCGATGAACCGCTCGTTCTTCTCGGTCATCCTGGGCGGCTTCGGGATCGTCGCCACCCGCGGCGACGAGGAAGAGCATGGCGAGCACCGTGAGGTGAACGCTGAGGAGGTCGCGCGAATGCTGCAGGGGGCGAAGAGCGTCGTCATCACCCCCGGCTACGGCATGGCCGTCGCGCAGGCGCAGTACCCGGTTGCGGAGCTCACCTCGCGTCTGCGCGACCACGGCGTCGATGTGCGCTTCGGCATCCACCCTGTCGCCGGCCGTCTGCCGGGGCACATGAACGTGCTGCTGGCGGAGGCGAAGGTGCCGTACGACATCGTGCTCGAGATGGACGAGGTGAACGACGATCTCGCCGCCACCAGTGTCGTTCTCGTGATCGGCGCGAACGACACCGTCAATCCCGCCGCCGCGGAGGATCCGGGCAGCCCCATCGCAGGCATGCCAGTGCTGCGGGTGTGGGAGGCGGAGAACGTCGTCGTGTTCAAACGCTCCATGGCCTCGGGCTACGCCGGCGTGCAGAACCCTCTGTTCTTCCGCGACAACGCGCAGATGCTCTTCGGAGATGCCAAGGAGCGGGTGGAGGACATCCTGCGCGCGCTTTGA